actgcacccagcctatactttcatatatatatttgtgttacTAAATAGTGTCCCTTGCTCTCTACTTGAAGAACACCCTTGAACATTTCTTATAAGATAGATCTTGTGCGGATAAGCTCCTTCAACTTTTGTCTGGCAgagtgtttgttttttcctcatttctgaaGGAGAACTTTGCCAACTACAGTATTCTTGGTtgaccttttttttgttttggttttccataagcattttgaatatattttcccactcttttctggcctttaaggtttctgctgataaatctgTTAGAACTCCCTTATATGTGATCTacgttttttcttttgctgcttccagcatcctctcttttatttttgatagtCTGATTATAATACTTCTGGATATAGCCTTACTTGAGTTCAGTCTGATTGGAGACTTTTGACCTTCCTGTACCCAGATATTTATAACTTTCCCCAGATTTGTATagttttctgctattatttctttaaactttctatccttttgtctctctctcctccttcttgaACTCCAGTTCCCATAAATCCCATAAGCTGCCCCATAAATCCCataagctttctttcttttcattctttttttctcacccAACTGTATATTGTCAAATAATGTCTTTAGATTCAAAGGTTCATTCTTTTGCTCAGTTTCGCTGTCGATACtctctattgcatttttcatttcatttctcatatttttcagctgtagaatttctatttgattttttatatataatttcaatctcttgtaaatttatttatttatttattgttttcctgGTTTCCTTTAAttgtttctctatattttcttgaagttcgctgagtttccttaaaacagTTATCTTGAATTCTTTGTTAGGCAAttcatgttcatgtgtctttatttccttttttttttttttttgagacggagttttgtcttgttgcccaggctggagtgcaatggcataatctcggctcactgcaacctctgcctcctgggttcaaacaattctcctgcctcagcctccagagtagctggaattataggcacctgccaccatgcccggctaactttttgtatttttagtagagacaggatttcaccatgttggccaggttggttttgaactcctgacctcaggtgatctacctctcttggcctcctaaagtgctgagattacaagcgtgagccaccgcgcccaggcatATCTTCATTTCTTTAGGGTCTGTTCCTGGTGCTTTATTTTGTTCATTGGTGGCAACATGTTTCCCTGATTGTTCTTGATCCTCATGGCTATGCATTTGTGTCTGTGCATTTGAAGAAGCAGGGACTTATGCTGGTGAATGGTTTTTGCATACTGGCTTTGTCTGGAAAAGCCATTCACCAGTCAGCATGCCCAGAGATTCTGGATAGGCCATTTGGTGTGATCTGCAGGTGGCCTTGCTGCTAGAGTCCTTAGGCAGGGTGGCCTGGTGCTGAGTCCATGGGGTTGGGGTTGAATCCTGGATCCCTTGGGGTGTACCTGTTGATTAAATCCTCAGGCATGGGCCTGGAGCTCGTATCTTGTGCGGAGAGGCTATCCCAAAGCCTAGGTCCGCAAGGGCTGACCTGGGGCTGGACTGGGCCTTGAGCCTGGGACTTCAGAGATTGGCCAGATGCTAGAATGAACATGGTGCCTGGGTCCACTGAAATGGGCCTGGAGTCTGAGTCTGATGGATGTGTCTGGAGGCTAGGTCCATTAGGGCTAGCCTGGGTCCTGGGGCCACAGGCCCCAGCCTAGAACCTAGGTCCATAGGGGCAGTCCTGGGGTTCTGAGGGCCAGCCCAATGCTAGGGTCTACTGGGTTGGCCTAGACCCAGGGTCTGCTGGATTGTGGGAATGCAGGGGCCAACCTGAAAGTAGCGGGGGTCATAGAGACTAGCCTGGCACTGGGCAGGCCTGGAGTCTGTGTCTGCAGGTGCTGGCCTGGTAACTGAAGTTAGGGGTGCCAATTTGGCATTGGGGCTACATGGGCAGACCTGGCTCTGATTTTGTCTGGAACCTAGGGTGGGACTGGATTATGGGGCCATAGTTGCTGGCCTGATGCTTGGTAGGCCCGGAGTCTGTATCTGCAGGGGCCAGCATGGAGGCTGGGTTTGTGGGTACAGGCATTATGACTAGGGAGGCAGAGCTGGACTGAGGCCTGGTGTTGGGGTAGGCTGAGAGCCTGAGTCTGGGTGGCCTTCCCTCTTAAAGCAGATAGTCATGAAAATTCAAAGGTAAGCTTTGTTCTAGGTGTGGGAAGGCAGGGACATGCCAGCAAATGGACTTCTTTAAAGCATTCAGTGGCTGGGAGCTGACTAGCAAGCAGCTTTTCCAGCTCCTGTCCTTGACCATGGAGGCTGAGGGTCTTGTGTAGCTAAGCTCCACTTTACCTAGCATTCCATCCACAGTAAGTTGAGCCTTGGAATAAAGACTGCATTGGCAAAATTCTTAACATACTACTGTGAGTGCTGGTGAGGGTGTGATAAGATGGACAGTCTTTATATCACTGGTAAGATTGAAAATTTATACCACTCTTCTGGAAAGGAATTTGGCAGAGTAtagaaaagacttttaaaatgtcCATTCCCTTTGGTCTAGTTTTCATATTTATAGAAATCTATCTTAAAGAATTAAGGAAGTGGACATAGACTTACATTAAGAGATCTTAACTTGTATACTACTTATAATAGGGGAAAATTGGAAAGAATCTAAATGTCCTAGAAAAGAGGACTAGTAAATCATGTCAGTTATGTAGCTATATGATGAGGTGTTTTGCAGCCAGCTTTCAAATGCCTAATGACATGGAGAGATGCTCATGATATAATGTTGAATTGAAAAACATCAGGATATAACCTTTTATGCACAAATAtgatccttctttttaaaaaaagggaaaaaaaatacatgttggctgggcgcagtagctcatgcctgtaatcccaacactttgggagaccgaggtaggtggatcacctgaggtcaggagtttgagaccagcctggccaacgtggtgaaaccccgtctctactaaaaatacaaaaaattagccaggtgtggtggaatgcacctgtagtctcagctactcagcaggctgaggcaggagaatcacttgaaccatggacgtggaggttgcagtgaaccgagattgcaccactgcattccagcctgggcaggtctcagagcgagactccgcctcaaaagaaaaaaagaaaagaaaagacatgttTTATATGGTTAAAAGGccagaaaaaagcaaattattatGAGTGATGATATGGgtgatttgtgttttcttttttaaattagcctgtatgttttccaagttttctaCAAATGAGtctgtatgatttttatagtCAGAAAAAGCAGTGAATGTAGAAATGTCTCCACACACCCTACATTGCACCAAAAAAGACTTATTTGTCACAGTTTGTAGGCACAAAGTGGTTTACGTTAGGGTTGAATTTGCCAATTATCATAATGGGCAAATGGGTTCTGAATCCTCCAGCTTTCTGCACTGTATCGTGATCACTGCCGCTGGTGCCAGTACTGGTGTGTGAGCTCCAGCACGGCCCATCTGCTGCTCAGGCTTGCTTGGCTGACACAGATTTATTTCATTTCGTTTGGTAATTTGGCAAcagtttctcttttctcattatCCTAGCTGGGATTCAGTACCAGTGTTATTCATTTTGTTTACcagtttgttgttttcttttgttccatTTTGTGAAGATGAAGAAGCCAACAACAGGAATTCTGTCTTCCAAAAATGCAGTGCTTGTCCTTCGGGATCTTGGGCATGTCTTGCTAAAGTGCTCTCTATTTTTGACACTTGCAAGctatttcaattgttttgataAATAGAAAGTTTCATGGGGTATTTTTCAAAGAGCTTAGCATTCCTTTCCTCTCCCCCCTTCACCAAGGAAGATTTGGAAATTGTtccaaatagaaattataaacatTAGCCTGGAGCCGTGCTCTGATATTTgatgccctcttttttttttttaaactaaaggcTCACGTTGTTTGTTTAATCTTCATCAGTACTGCAAAAACACATGGTATAAGACTTAACTCTGCCCCAAGCACCCTACACATAAGAAGGGATTTTCATCTGAATTGGTTTGTATTTCAGAGCATTGGGATAGTCAGCCAGATTGCTAAGAATTTGCTCAAGTGAAACTTTAGAACTATTGGAATCTTAAGAGATGTCTTCAGTGGATCTATTAGGATAAGATGGCTGCTGCCTGAGAATCCTCTTTGAACCTGACACAATTTTTTTTGAGGAGACATTCTTTGTAATACTTTGTGCTACTTTTCTCTCTAGGTTACCCTGAAGAGACTTACCCAATTTATGACCTTTCAGAGTGTATCAAGCGTAGGCAAGAAACAATTTTGGTGGATTACCCTGACCCAAAAGAGCTTTCTGCTGAAGAAACAGCTGAGAGAATGGGAGTGATAGAAGAGGAAGAATCAGATCATTTGGGTTGGGAAAGTCTGCCCACTGACCCCAGAGCCCAGGAAGATAATTCTGTCACCTCGTGTGATCCAAAGCCAGAAACATGTTCCTGCTGTTTTCATGAAGACGAGGATCCTGCTGTCTTGGCAGAGAATGCTGGATTCAATGCAGATAGCTACCTTGAGCAAGAGGAAACCACTAAAGAAGAGTGGTCCCAAGACTTTAGAGATGAAGGGTTGGGCATCAACATCGATAAAGCATATACAGGCAGCATGCTGAGGAAGCGTAACCCCCAGGGTTTAGAGTGAAAACAGCCAGTCTGAAGTATCCATTACTCAAGTCCCAAGGTGACCTTTCTCTCCTCAGATTTCCTTCTTGGCCCTGTGCCCTGTACTTTCTTCACTGTGTTCAAGTGTCATAGCTATCAGGCCACTATCATGGATATCATGTATCCTTCCTGGTGCTCACACACCTGTCACCTTGTAAAACATGGACATTAGTGTGAACACAGGACAGctttgctctttctcttcctgccttTCCCCTATCAGAGAAGTTGATCCATTAAGTAATTATGTTTGGTCTATTGTAGTTACAGATGGAACCACTCAGGGGCAAAGGTCTGACTCTTCCTGGTAGGTGTAACAGATAGTTCACCTGTGAACGAACATCAGCTTACAGATGATGAGGACTTAAGGTTGCAAGAATGAAGATTTCAGACTCCAAGATGCCTTATTCTTTGGGCCTTGAGCAGGTTAGTAGTCCCCTGGggaaaagagaacattttatttGTGGGGCTGGGCCCAGAGCAGGGTAAGACTGCTCTCTGAGCTGAAGCCTCTTCCTTGCAGTGAGGGTATTCCTAGGAACATTGATGCTGCCTCAAACGTCCTCTTTTCTCCAGAGTAGGGAAGACTCCCACTGATCTGAGAATGAGCCCAGAGGCTTGTTTGGGGACTGTTTTACTCTGATACTGCCTGGATATCTAGCTTCCTTTACCCCTGTTCTGCTTAACAGAACTGCCAAGCCCAGAAGTACCTTTGCACTCCTGGTTTTCAGTGGACAGAGGAAGCTTTAGATAAAGACTTTAGACCCTGCCTTGCAGAGACAAGACTTGAGGCCATTGAAGCTGTAGGAAGGCCTGCCCAGGGATGGTCCTGCCATGAGGAGGCTGCAGCCCTATAAGAGGGCTCAAGATTGTGAATTCTGCTCCTGCCATGAGGAGCTCAGAAGGCCAGGAAGCCAGCAACTGGGGAGAGAATCTGTGCGCTTATGGACAGTCCTTACCTAAAGCTCTTTCTGAATGTTGCACCCTTTGAGAAATTTGTTCTCAAAAGCACATAAATTGAAACAGAAATGAGAACTGATCTTGTATACAAAGTGCCAACTCAACAGGGAAGTTGGAGTATGTCTGTTGCAGAGAACCAATGAAGCAGCGCCCAGGGGTAGAGACCATATGTTCCATACTCAGATATTTGGGTTTTTTGAGAGAGCTGGGGAGTGTCGCAACTAGATTAGGCCTGGGAGATTTTGACCAAACTAAAGGCCTTTTCTCCTTACTGCATCTGACACATGTCTTGAGACAAGATAGTACCCGTGAATTACATCATGAAGTATGTGTGAATTCAGTTTACATGTAAGACCTGAGAGTTTGAAGAGGGCACATTCCCAAAGACATTCCCAGTCATGAAATGTAGAAGActggaaaattaagaaattatgtaAAGGTAGATATGGCTTTTAGAGTTACATTATGCTTGGCATGAATAAGATGCCGGGAAAATAGTTTAAAATCATACATCAGCATACAGACTGCTGTTAGAAGGTATGGGATCATAGTAAGATAATCTGTCAGCTACTACTAGGCATTTATTGTTAATTGAGTTACAGAGAAAAGTCATTCAAGACTGAATTTATGAAAGTATATTGCATCTATCTCTGTGTAGAACATTTGCTTCACATTGTAAAGAATGCAGTTTCAAATGTATTGAATGCAATCTAGATGTACACTAAAGGTGAAAAATAACAGGTGCTCTTTACTGTTTTGATaaattgttttctgttatttcccTTCGTTTACTATGAGGGGTTGATTTATGAGGAGAGCTCTGGGTTCCTTGCTCAGATTTCCTTTTTGCCCTAGGATATGATTCCCTTATTAGAGATAAatacttctgttttcttctagctaattcattcatttagcagTCAGTTGCTCAGTGCTAGGTACTAGGAACAGAGGCTCAATTTCTGCTCTCAAAAAACTCAATATAATGAGAGAGAGCCTGACAGATAAAATGAACTATGACTCTATAAGAGGGCTCAAGATTGTGAATTCTGCAGGCAGAGAAACATGAGCCATGGCCTGTCCCTGCATTTTCTAGCTGTGGAATCTTGGATCGGCTCCTTAACTGGTCTGAGCTTTGGCTTCAGGGTAGTAAAGGGAAGAGTATTAAAAGTTCTGGTTAAATGaaatcagtgtgtgtgtgtgtgtaaaacagcATTGGTTCTAGCTCATACATGATAACCACTCATTAAGTggtaattatgtttttattataaggGCTATGCTATAATTCAGACATGGGCCCAAAACTACAAGAAAGAGAAATTGTTTTTGCCAAAGTATTTCCAAGACACTTCAGTTTCTTGGGAGGTGGGCCTTGAGGCATGCTAAGAACTTCTTCAGGTGGGCAAAGAAGAGAGGACATTCTTGGCAGAAGGAGATGTTGAAAAAAGCAGTAGGTGTGAAAATACATGGATGTTCAAGTATTTTGATGAGGCTGTTATGTAAAGTGTTGTTAGTCTTTGGGGAAAATTGGCTTATGGAAATTCCTGCCAGAAGTACTAAGCCCTTATGGTAGTTCTTCCTGCCCTAGCTCTTGGTTGGTTTATATATAAggaatatatttgtgtatgtatatatcagaCATTTGGATGTACCTTTCAGTTATTTAGAATTCAGACAATTCTTTTTGGATTTTCCAGAATTATTTTATCCTTCAGGGATGATAGTTATGTGTGTATACAACCCAGGATGACAAAATCATGGGACTGGTTTTTGTTGCCAGGGctgctgtttcttttcttgcGGTCTTCATTTCTCACAACAAGGGGGCTGGGAACTTGATCAGTCCCCTGGcctttgggcagtgtggcagaGTACACAAGTCATACCTCTATGGACAGTTAGCCCACAAAACAACTGCATAATCTGGGATCATTCTTGATAAATCAGGTGGGTAGTGCAGCCAGGAGATCCTCTTTCCTGGTCACAACGGGAGCACAAAGAAACCATTTCATTATCTCCATGACTAGCTCCAGAagctgagcccagggaggtgtgCTGAGGAGTGGAGGTGTATTTGGCCTGTAGAAGCAGTGGCCTTTGAGAACCATACTCTGCACCTTATATGGCTTGGGTGATCAAATAACTTATGGTCCAAATGCAAACACCTTGGAAAAAGGGAGCTTTAATGTAATTATGCCAAGGTGTTAGGCATAAACTAAGACTATCCTGGACATAGGGCCACCTCTGTCTATAGCCATCTAAGATTTTTCAACCTGCtgactaaacaaacaaaaccctcttTCCTTTTTAGAATATCCTGTATATGCTATTTCCCACcaggggcagaggcagaggccaCAGGAGATAGGCCGTGGTTCAGGTAGGAAATGCCCTTGGTCACCTCAGAACTCTAGATCTGGGGGAATAAACAAACCTTATTTATTACCCTACTCTCAAAGTTCTCTTCAATCTGGACTATTTGTGTtccaaagaaacatttaatactTTAGCTATTCAGCAATACtgagaaaaaaacatgaatacaTTTATGACTTTGCCTTGACCATTGACTTTTCTAAAATGTGCTTCCtgttcatttccctttttttataCAAAGAAAATAGGCCAAATTTCTCCTCTTAGGTCATTCCTTAACCTCTCAGAGAACCAGTTTCCCCATGAATTGGGAAATGCTCTCTTTACAGGGCTGTTTGGATTGAATAAGATGCTGTTTATGAAATGTCTGTGCCAGGGCAAAGCATATGGTAGGTGCTTGGTGACAGCATGATCACCGTCACCACCAAGTCCAGTGTTGCTGAGATGTCACACTTGACACCCTCTAAGGCTACCCTGACTGCCTGGAGTGGCACAGGGCCCTTCTGCAGTCTCTGGGTGCCTTTAGTTATAACCTCCTCTCTGGGTCAGACCATTAGCTTTCATGTCTGCTTCTAGCTACCACTATAGCCTCCCTTCCTTTTTGGTTTCAAATCTGTCAAATCTGCCACAGCTGCCCTGCAACAAAAAAGATTCCTAAGCATGTCTAAGTCCTGTTTAAATGGGTTAGGGTCCAAGCAAGCCCAGAGAAATCAAGTGCTTGGGTCTTTTGTACCTTTTTCATCTCTACGGCCCTGTTCTCTTCTAAAGGCCAGGCCCACAGGGGATACTGAGGAACCACCAGCCCCTTCAGGTGGCACAGCAGACCCTGAAGAGAACTGCTCTAACTTAAGAACCTTCTGACTTCACCATTTTTCCAGTCTCTGGGTGTGGTTCTGATGAACCTTAAACTTGAAAGggacagccagagggaggacagTGTTGACCTGCATGTCATTGGTGAGGTTATGACCTCTTTGCTATTACCACCTACTTACCCACCTGAGGCTCCTAGGAAACAATGAATGAAAGGTacagaaaaaaggaagtaaacagggcttttttcccccttttatgAAAAAAGTACACGAAAATGTTGAAACAATTCAAGTTTAATTTGTTGATATATGTCTGTACTTAGACAAACACTAAATTCTACAACATACGTAATGTCAACATGGGAAAATACCAAGTTTGTCATTGCACataccaataaataaatacatttgctcCAGAATACCAAAGAAGTTTATTCAAAAAGTCACTTAATAAAAGCACAGTTTTGTAAATTTGTCTAAAACTCCAGATAATcttgaacaaaaataaatgtctgaCCACTCCAAAATAGGAAAAGACAACTTGTGCAAATAGACACACACATTCTAGGCATTGTGAAAACTGGCTGTGTTCCCAGCAAGAGATCATGCACCCTCCTGACCAAGCAGTCAggtttccctttcctagccattCTAAGTTGCCTTCTAAGAAAATCTGGATCTCAGCCTCATCTCCAGCTTTGCCTGGACCTTGCtagggggagggagggacaggagCACAGAGGAGAGGGATGTGATgtcttaggaaagaaaaaaaggcacagTAATGAGCTATAAAGGTAGTGATGAAAGCAAGGAGTAACTTTCATTCACCCCGAATCCTACAGCAAGCTTTGACAATGTAACATCTTCATCTTGTGGTTTAGGAAAATGGACCTAGAGAGATTACATGGTTTGCTCAAAATCACATAGCTACTCAGTGCAGTAGTGCTTTCTATAAGACCAACTTGCCTTTTCAAACTTggttggaaattttaaaaaccaaacctGTCATAATGTCTGTTCTGCCCCTCCCAACTGTATCCTGAGATGACAGAAAATTCCAGGTGGCCATAAACTCAAACAAGAGCCCAGCCCTTGGCTTATTACTGGTGGCTACTACAAGCCTACACACCAGAGCCCAGAAGTCCCAACTCTGGGCCCTGACTGCAGATCATTCAGGTCCCAGTAACAGTGAAAGCAGACTCATTCAGCTATCTGGAGAAGTGTAATCTGAGGGCCACTTGGCATCCTGGGTTGACACAGGGATGCTGCAGCTGGGGTAAGGAATTAGAGAAGGGAAGGCCAGTGTTACTGCAGTAGGAGAAAACCAGGAAGTCCATCTAGGAGATGGAATTTGTGCTTTCATAACAGAGCCATAGAAATGGCTATCTCAGTATCTCCCCTCACTGCAGACTCCATTGTAAGCAAAGCATGGACCTTTTTCTTTCAAATCAACCCTGTCACTTGTTAAATTTAGAACTACCTCTAAATGCTAAGTTTATTTAAGAGGTAAATGTCCTGCAGGCTCCAAAAGTTCTCTTACAGCTTCTGACTATCACAGTCCTGTCTTCCAACACCTGTCTTCGCCATAGGTCTGGACCTTATGTGCTTCCTCTGAACTAGTGTCGTGATTTTTAAGGCACATTCACTAGAATATGTTCAATTTCAACCAAAAGCATACGTGCAACATACCAATTTCTTCAGGCAATGCAGAGTGGGAACTGAAAAGCTAACAACATTCTTGGATGGTGTCCTCTCACTCAGAACCCTGAGAGAAAAAGCTGGTATTTTCCCAGGTATACCTTCTGTTCAAAGAGCATGAAATGAATGGACAGAATCCACAGGCGATCATAACATCCTTATTCCTTTCCTACTCATTCTCAGGAATATAATCACAATTAAGGAACCTCAGTTGATTGCTGATTGCCCTTTTCCCCAAATATACACAGagacacgcagacacacacatacacagaccgACACAGAGCACCTTGGagccagaaggaaagaaaagctaGACTTGGAGAAGAGTTGGGAAAGTGAACTTCACCACTCTCCAGAATTGTTCTGGGGCAGAGGGTGTAGAGTTTTCAGGTGTGGTCCCAGGAGCGGTTACAGAGAAGCTGCCTAAACTCCCAGCTGCCCAATACCATTAGGGACTGCTCATTCTGTCATTAATTCCCTGCCTAATCAAGGACCATCCATCCAGCGAGAGGGTATGAAGGGCAAGAACTCTTACTGTGGGAGAGGCTGAACCCAGGTGGTTTCCAGGGGTGCCAACAGCTTTATGAGTCCATGCGTCCATAGCCCCAGGGCCAGTATTCAAGGAAAACCAGCATCACCAGGAGTGCACTCAGCTGCTGAGGCTTGTCACTCAATGCCTGACAGAGCTTTGTGGCTGAGGTTACCCTTCTCCACACTCAGACTAGAAAGCTCAGCCCATGTTTCCTGACCCCACCAAAAGATCTAGCCAACTCCCTCTTCTGTGTGCTACAGGAGAAAGAAGAGGCCAAGAGTTTTCCTTTGTGCTTCTGATTTTTCCACTACCGCCAGGGTCTCTGTCTTACCAGAACTCAGAACCAGCCTGTTTTATCTTAAAATCATAGATCCAGAGAAATAGCTTGACCTGACATTAGAGGTGATGTAGTTTCCATCATCTCAAATGTCACCACATTTCTTCTCCTtaaaggcagggaaggaagggcTAAACTGGAACTATAGAAAGGAGGATGGCACCATGATAACTCGCCAGCCCTGGCACAGAAAGTTCTAGTGCCCTCTAGAAACTGGACCATGTTGCAAAAGCTAATCCTTGGAGGGGCTTCTCACAGAGATGTACGGCCGAGGTCTGGGCAGATCCTGCTAGAACAGGTATGCCTTGCTTTAAGCATTCAAAATACGAAAATCTACATTACAAAGAAATGAGAGCATATTACTTCTACTTAAGTCAAAACAAGTCCTTCACCTACAAAGCCTAACATGTTTAAAATacaacttatattttaaaaaatttctacttTGCTTTTCGAAACATATCTACTCTAAAGCAAGGTACAATCCCTGCTTGCTTCCCACCGATTTCAGATCTCTATCTGGGCAAGAAGCTTCCACCAGGGTAAATGACAAATGAGCAAGAGCTTGAGCTTAGAGTTCCCAAGCCTGCCAGGTGGATGGTGCCATCCAAGGAGAAATAGCGGCAGTGGAGGGAATTATCAGGCTCAGCCCC
This portion of the Macaca mulatta isolate MMU2019108-1 chromosome 14, T2T-MMU8v2.0, whole genome shotgun sequence genome encodes:
- the RIC3 gene encoding protein RIC-3 isoform X8, producing MMHHHQLSKGKTTAEDGGKCSTATPGNTHRKITSFELAQLQEKLKETEAAMEKLINRVGPNGERAQTVTSDQEKRLLHQLREITRVMKEGKFIDRFSPEKEAEEAPYMEDWEGYPEETYPIYDLSECIKRRQETILVDYPDPKELSAEETAERMGVIEEEESDHLGWESLPTDPRAQEDNSVTSCDPKPETCSCCFHEDEDPAVLAENAGFNADSYLEQEETTKEEWSQDFRDEGLGINIDKAYTGSMLRKRNPQGLE
- the RIC3 gene encoding protein RIC-3 isoform X9 encodes the protein MAYSTVQRVALASGLVLALSLLLPKAFLSRGKRQEPPPTPEGYPEETYPIYDLSECIKRRQETILVDYPDPKELSAEETAERMGVIEEEESDHLGWESLPTDPRAQEDNSVTSCDPKPETCSCCFHEDEDPAVLAENAGFNADSYLEQEETTKEEWSQDFRDEGLGINIDKAYTGSMLRKRNPQGLE
- the RIC3 gene encoding protein RIC-3 isoform X7 — protein: MMHHHQLSKGKTTAEDGGKCSTATPGNTHRKITSFELAQLQEKLKETEAAMEKLINRVGPNGESRAQTVTSDQEKRLLHQLREITRVMKEGKFIDRFSPEKEAEEAPYMEDWEGYPEETYPIYDLSECIKRRQETILVDYPDPKELSAEETAERMGVIEEEESDHLGWESLPTDPRAQEDNSVTSCDPKPETCSCCFHEDEDPAVLAENAGFNADSYLEQEETTKEEWSQDFRDEGLGINIDKAYTGSMLRKRNPQGLE